In one window of Gemmatimonadetes bacterium SCN 70-22 DNA:
- a CDS encoding TIGR00299 family protein has product MTIAILEPFSGISGDMMLGALVHVGLDPAWLEALPVRLGLGDVRVRIADVQRGMIACKKVDFDIPEQPHGRHIHEIRALVAKAPVPSLVRERADQAFTAIAEEEGEIHGVSADEVHLHEVGAVDAILDIVGSIWGLSELGVSRVCCGTISLGDGFVKAAHGILPVPAPATLRLLEGHTVRPGPEGAGELVTPTGAALVKVLSTGAPPARYIPRCSGYGAGTKDLLGRANALRITLADDVTAGDEGVERLVLLATDLDDLSPELVAGCADLVREAGALDVVLTATQMKKGRVGTRMEALVREDDVGRIEDILFANTSTLGIRRSVVERRALTREARAVRVLGHRVRVKVAILPNGTRRAKPEFDDVRAVAQATGRTLGDVSSLALAEAERDC; this is encoded by the coding sequence GTGACCATCGCGATCCTCGAACCGTTCAGCGGCATTTCCGGAGACATGATGCTGGGGGCGCTCGTCCACGTGGGGCTCGACCCCGCCTGGCTCGAGGCGCTCCCGGTGCGTCTCGGGTTGGGCGATGTGCGGGTGCGCATCGCCGATGTGCAACGCGGGATGATCGCGTGCAAGAAGGTGGATTTCGACATTCCCGAGCAGCCGCACGGGCGCCACATCCACGAGATCCGCGCCCTCGTGGCCAAGGCGCCGGTCCCGTCCCTGGTGCGCGAGCGTGCCGATCAGGCCTTCACCGCCATCGCGGAGGAGGAGGGTGAGATCCACGGCGTGAGTGCCGACGAGGTCCACCTGCACGAGGTCGGGGCGGTGGACGCCATCCTCGACATCGTGGGATCGATCTGGGGGTTGAGCGAACTGGGGGTCTCGCGCGTTTGCTGTGGGACCATTTCGCTGGGAGACGGCTTCGTGAAGGCGGCACACGGGATCCTCCCCGTCCCCGCGCCGGCCACGCTCCGGTTGCTGGAAGGGCACACCGTGCGCCCCGGCCCCGAGGGGGCAGGGGAGCTGGTCACGCCGACGGGGGCGGCGTTGGTGAAGGTGCTGTCGACCGGCGCTCCCCCGGCGCGCTACATCCCGCGGTGCAGCGGGTATGGTGCCGGGACGAAGGACCTGCTGGGACGGGCCAACGCCCTCCGCATCACGCTGGCCGACGATGTCACCGCCGGCGACGAGGGTGTCGAGCGCCTCGTCCTGCTGGCCACCGACCTCGACGACCTGTCGCCGGAACTGGTGGCGGGGTGCGCCGATCTGGTGCGGGAGGCGGGCGCGCTGGACGTGGTGCTGACGGCGACCCAGATGAAGAAGGGGCGCGTGGGGACGCGGATGGAGGCGCTGGTGCGCGAAGACGACGTCGGGCGCATCGAGGACATCCTGTTCGCGAACACGTCGACGTTAGGCATCCGGCGCTCGGTCGTCGAACGGCGTGCCCTCACGCGCGAGGCGCGGGCCGTGCGCGTGCTGGGGCACCGCGTGCGGGTGAAGGTCGCCATCCTGCCTAACGGCACCCGGCGCGCCAAGCCGGAGTTCGATGATGTGCGGGCGGTGGCGCAAGCCACCGGCCGGACGCTGGGCGACGTGTCGTCGCTGGCCCTGGCCGAGGCGGAACGCGATTGCTGA
- a CDS encoding excinuclease ABC subunit C, with product MRETPADVAAKLPHLPETPGVYLWKDAQGTVLYVGKAKRLRSRVRSYFASTHEGSVKTQALVRLIAELDTIVVPTEAHALLLEANLIKEYRPRFNIALRDDKSYPYIKVTVQEPFPRLLVTRIVRSDGGRYFGPYTDVGAMRRALNVVKRIFTVRSCHYALPEDAPDRPCLDYHIGKCKAPCVGYQSEADYRAMIDEVVLFLEGRTAEVVSRVRERMQEASASLNFERAAELRDALLRLETLEEPTVVVQVEGGDRDVIGYARDGDDACVTTLRVRGGKLLARDQRFLENLEGEEDAAILSAYLARAYAPSNERAAELLVPMDFEDRALLEETLRTTRVVVPQRGPRRELVQLAEQNARHLLEEFKLAADEADERAASPVYELQRELGLQKLPRSLVCFDISTAHGTDTVGSCVWFENGRPRRAEYRKFKVKTVEGTDDFASMHEVVARYFGRRLEEGKPLPDLVVIDGGKGQLNAAHEALRSLGLGEMPLISLAKKEEEIFVLGRSESLRLSRRSPALRTLQQARDEAHRFAVSFNRARRSMRTLTSELLRIPGIGTARRRVLLKAFGSLQGVRDAAPEDIAALPGFSLASARRVVQALRPTDGASSTPGEPVAPGAAPGGGGASSDPGAVDDPSAPGAPSPAAAPSAVIDPSSPHTH from the coding sequence ATGCGCGAGACTCCGGCGGACGTCGCCGCCAAGCTCCCCCACCTCCCCGAGACCCCCGGCGTCTACCTCTGGAAGGATGCCCAGGGTACGGTGCTGTACGTCGGGAAGGCAAAGCGCCTGCGCTCGCGGGTGCGCAGCTACTTCGCGAGCACGCACGAGGGCTCGGTCAAGACGCAGGCGCTCGTGCGGCTGATCGCCGAGCTGGACACGATCGTCGTCCCGACCGAGGCCCATGCGCTCCTCCTCGAGGCGAACCTGATCAAGGAGTACCGCCCCCGCTTCAACATCGCGCTGCGCGACGACAAGTCGTACCCGTACATCAAGGTCACGGTGCAGGAGCCGTTCCCGCGGTTGCTCGTCACCCGCATCGTGCGGAGCGACGGCGGGCGCTATTTCGGGCCGTACACCGACGTCGGGGCGATGCGGCGCGCCCTCAACGTCGTCAAGCGGATCTTCACGGTGCGCTCCTGCCACTACGCGCTCCCCGAGGACGCCCCTGACCGCCCCTGCCTGGACTACCACATCGGGAAGTGCAAGGCGCCGTGTGTCGGATACCAGAGCGAGGCCGACTACCGGGCGATGATCGATGAGGTCGTCCTCTTCCTCGAGGGGCGCACGGCGGAGGTCGTCTCGCGCGTGCGCGAACGCATGCAGGAAGCCTCCGCCTCGCTCAACTTCGAGCGAGCGGCGGAGCTGCGCGATGCGCTCCTGCGCCTGGAGACGCTCGAGGAACCGACGGTCGTGGTGCAGGTCGAGGGGGGGGACCGGGACGTGATCGGCTACGCGCGCGACGGCGACGACGCCTGCGTCACGACGCTCCGGGTGCGCGGGGGCAAGCTCCTGGCGCGCGACCAGCGCTTCCTCGAGAACCTCGAGGGCGAGGAGGACGCCGCCATCCTCTCGGCGTACCTGGCGCGTGCCTACGCGCCGTCGAACGAGCGGGCCGCGGAGCTGCTGGTCCCGATGGACTTCGAGGACCGGGCCCTGCTGGAGGAGACGTTGCGGACGACGCGGGTCGTCGTGCCGCAGCGCGGCCCGAGACGCGAGCTGGTGCAGCTGGCGGAACAGAACGCGCGCCACCTCCTCGAGGAGTTCAAGCTGGCGGCCGACGAGGCGGACGAGCGGGCGGCGAGCCCCGTGTACGAGTTGCAGCGCGAACTCGGGCTCCAGAAGCTGCCGCGCAGCCTCGTCTGCTTCGACATCTCGACGGCGCATGGGACCGACACGGTCGGATCGTGCGTCTGGTTCGAGAATGGGCGACCGCGCCGGGCGGAGTACCGCAAGTTCAAGGTGAAGACGGTGGAGGGGACCGACGACTTCGCGTCGATGCACGAGGTGGTCGCGCGCTATTTCGGGCGTCGCCTCGAGGAGGGGAAGCCGCTCCCCGACCTGGTCGTCATCGATGGCGGCAAGGGGCAGCTGAACGCGGCGCACGAAGCCCTCCGCTCACTGGGGCTTGGTGAGATGCCGCTCATCTCGCTGGCGAAGAAGGAGGAGGAGATCTTCGTCCTCGGACGGAGCGAATCACTCCGCCTCTCGCGTCGCTCCCCGGCGCTTCGCACCCTGCAGCAGGCCCGCGACGAGGCGCACCGCTTCGCGGTGTCGTTCAACCGGGCGCGTCGCTCGATGCGCACCCTGACGTCGGAGCTGCTGCGCATACCGGGCATCGGCACTGCCCGGCGGCGCGTCCTCCTGAAGGCGTTCGGCTCGCTGCAGGGGGTCCGCGACGCGGCTCCCGAGGACATCGCCGCCCTCCCCGGGTTCTCCCTCGCCTCGGCACGCCGTGTCGTGCAGGCGTTGCGGCCGACGGATGGAGCGTCGAGCACCCCCGGGGAGCCGGTGGCCCCGGGCGCAGCGCCCGGAGGGGGTGGCGCGTCATCTGATCCAGGGGCGGTCGACGATCCGTCCGCGCCAGGTGCTCCATCGCCTGCCGCCGCTCCATCCGCTGTCATCGACCCGTCGTCCCCACACACGCACTGA
- a CDS encoding lipid II flippase MurJ, with amino-acid sequence LPRLAVILAWGSVAGSALQLAVQWRNVSRVLGAWRVSVSARSPHVRTVLRNFGPVFVGRGVTQLSAYIDSFIASFLVMGAPTILNNVQLLYMLPVSLFGMSISAAELPAMSSVTGESAEIADRLRDRLALGLRRIAFFIVPSAVAFLAFGDLLARLVFEGGEFQAREVQWVWGVLAGSAVGLLASTLGRLYASSLYALHDTRTPLRFAIVRVALTTALGFVASLWLPGVLGIDPRWAVTGLTASAGVAAWVEFALLRRAVGLRIGAVSLPRSFLFTLWGCAVTAAAIGWGVREVLGGARGIVASAAVLGTFSLGYGAATLAAGVPQARAIAGRLGRGVGRR; translated from the coding sequence CGCTGCCGCGCCTCGCGGTCATCCTGGCATGGGGGAGCGTCGCCGGATCGGCGCTGCAGCTGGCGGTGCAGTGGCGCAACGTGTCGCGGGTGCTCGGCGCCTGGCGGGTGAGCGTGAGCGCGCGCTCGCCGCACGTGCGCACCGTGTTGCGCAACTTCGGGCCAGTCTTCGTGGGGCGCGGCGTCACGCAGCTCAGCGCCTACATCGACTCGTTCATCGCCTCGTTCCTGGTCATGGGGGCGCCGACGATCCTCAACAATGTGCAGCTGCTCTACATGCTCCCCGTCTCCCTCTTCGGGATGTCGATCTCGGCCGCCGAGCTCCCCGCGATGTCGAGCGTGACCGGCGAGAGCGCGGAGATCGCGGATCGCCTGCGCGACCGGCTCGCCCTCGGCCTGCGGCGGATCGCCTTCTTCATCGTCCCGTCGGCCGTGGCCTTCCTCGCCTTCGGGGACCTGCTGGCGCGCCTCGTCTTCGAAGGGGGCGAGTTCCAGGCCAGGGAGGTGCAGTGGGTGTGGGGCGTGCTGGCCGGATCCGCCGTCGGGTTGCTGGCCTCGACGCTCGGGCGCCTGTACGCCAGCTCCCTCTACGCGCTGCATGACACGCGCACCCCCCTCCGGTTCGCGATCGTACGGGTGGCGCTGACGACGGCGCTGGGCTTCGTGGCCTCGCTCTGGCTTCCCGGGGTGCTGGGCATCGACCCTCGCTGGGCCGTGACCGGACTCACCGCCTCGGCAGGGGTGGCGGCGTGGGTCGAGTTCGCCCTGTTGCGGCGCGCGGTCGGACTGCGCATCGGCGCGGTCTCGCTCCCTCGGTCGTTCCTCTTCACGCTGTGGGGGTGCGCGGTGACCGCGGCGGCGATCGGATGGGGGGTTCGCGAGGTGCTCGGAGGGGCGCGCGGAATCGTCGCGAGCGCCGCGGTCCTCGGCACCTTCTCACTCGGCTACGGCGCCGCCACGCTCGCCGCGGGGGTCCCGCAGGCGCGGGCGATCGCGGGGCGCTTGGGGAGGGGCGTGGGGCGCAGGTGA